The genomic DNA GCCGGTCCCCCGCCGTGCCGGCGCCTGCAAGACGGTATAAGCCTGTCCGACGATCTTCGTCGCCTTATGTATCGGCCGTATTGCAGGGTCCATAAACCGTCTTGAGCTTACACCTATAAGGTGGTCGCACGCATCCACGATGAGCCCTACGTACATTCTCCTGAAACGCTCCACCACTTGAGGCTCCAACAACCCGGCTATGGCCATGTCACGATACCTCCAGTCATCCGTCATTCCGGATAGACTAGAACTCAACATGCAGGGTAGGCACCACTTTATTCAGACGGTGGACGTAAAGTTCCTGTTCGATGGGGCCGGGCGGCGCTGCGACCACCAGAAGGGTGAGAAGGTCATCGCCGGTATTCACTATTTCGTGCGGGGTGTTTGGGGGGATGAACACTGCATCTCCAGCCCGGACCTCTCTCACTTCTTCTCCAACACGCTCGGTGCCCTTGCCGCTCAGCACGAATAACAGCTCTTCGTGGGGCTCCGGGTGGGTATGAAGCCCCGGCCCTTTTCCAGGCTCGAACGTAGTAAGCCAAACGCTCATCCGCTTCGTTCCGGTCGTGGAGGGGTCGAACAATACCCTCAGCACTTCGTTCTTGTGAGGTGCCTTGAAGCACATCGTTTCTCCCGGCCACCCGGGCTTGATAATGTACTTGTATGGTCTTTCCACGCTTCAACCCCCCGAATTTGCAAGAATCATAGGCAGGCGCCCGCAAGGGCTCGTCCTCGCCTCTTCAGGAGGAAAACAGCCGGTACGTTTTCAAGCGAGGTTGCCGCGCAACCCGAGGCGGCTTAAGGTCTCGGGCTTCGGCCGCCCCGAATCATCCCAGCCCACGTAGGCATAATACTCTCCCAGCATGCGCCGGAGATCTGCCCTGGTGAGCCCCTTTCCCTCGCTTGGCCCAGAAGGAATACGTTCCTCGAGGAGCCTTCGAGGAAGCACGTCCAAGTCGGCGGAGGTCATGCCGCACGCGAGGTTATACCATCGTATGAGGTTCCAGATCCGTTCCCCGACCGTCTCGAGCTGGTCGAGGGTAAAG from Bacillota bacterium includes the following:
- a CDS encoding cupin domain-containing protein; this encodes MERPYKYIIKPGWPGETMCFKAPHKNEVLRVLFDPSTTGTKRMSVWLTTFEPGKGPGLHTHPEPHEELLFVLSGKGTERVGEEVREVRAGDAVFIPPNTPHEIVNTGDDLLTLLVVAAPPGPIEQELYVHRLNKVVPTLHVEF
- a CDS encoding aldehyde ferredoxin oxidoreductase C-terminal domain-containing protein, producing PTLEYDALTPPGDSSGKARAVAETQKMCMVGDSLVLCRFVERVYGYTLTWNRESGQAGRKAEMYVEPLRLATGLDFTLDQLETVGERIWNLIRWYNLACGMTSADLDVLPRRLLEERIPSGPSEGKGLTRADLRRMLGEYYAYVGWDDSGRPKPETLSRLGLRGNLA